In Megalobrama amblycephala isolate DHTTF-2021 linkage group LG10, ASM1881202v1, whole genome shotgun sequence, one DNA window encodes the following:
- the dact2 gene encoding dapper homolog 2 has product MLGRKIPGSGVLSAAAGMDRGRTGERLHAALAGLQELHFLRDKQSAMVHWALTLNREESDRSNHENVSTEELRLEATLTLLKQQLTRLRRQDVGLKTHLQQLDQQINELKLDVSKASTEHLESDSRPSSGFYELSDGGSGSLSNSCTSVYSESLSSSSQTSLLPLLSNSYVPHGRNGSRQTGVSRRCSADESTGQSDTPRSGVKLGSSCIRTATARAEKARQRPVSTGDLDRMIAPGFGSFKSTDVKSSKPCASPQNPSVDPKYQSNLVSSNGTEVYCYPSPLHAVALQSPIFSCTGDQGSPVALDGTPEVGLEEETQNPNEGFTNSRSAGYINKLLQRSSSKISLLNSIRRNDTGSSTQEQRPRSQEMIYRQLSVPQLLGSLQQITMPLENALETGKTSSALNSNQQQRTAPGLEPNFKAIEVQTVCHGTHPAPMDLQNNDFPIRNATGKAGAESNIGHSEKGSGHFSKESSMVLKPVERRSSFTFKREDGRASLGDKGGPPPSEFVHAQFVPAGSQRVKVRQADKKTKSVKLRKKSSEKSSKKQQQKHLSREFCTKTRADLKQSSSCKGKVTNLEESQIHSCSDCSCNGHFNSHCTHLQQSQTSKSSKSRKAPESAHLPLDQAKKKQSSRKWPSASEIPLPPTLHTHRSKEILNSRKVSMVRSVSARPRSGQWGCPPRALPHSLSTSSYFSYLESRYPAAPISSRYTPRCESEFSEYSAECASLFHSTIAASSDGEMSDYTTNRFGDSESSQGSQTASDSDSSLSLDEEDLLEEEEEDEGGLVWAQAAMGTTAAGFSLQQHHRSEPAACRIKASRALKKKIRRFQPASLKVMTLV; this is encoded by the exons ATGTTGGGGAGAAAAATACCTGGATCAGGTGTGCTGAGCGCAGCTGCAGGAATGGACCGGGGAAGGACAGGAGAGAGGCTGCACGCAGCGCTGGCCGGACTGCAGGAGCTGCATTTCCTCCGGGACAAACAGAGTGCCATGGTGCACTGGGCTCTGACCCTGAACAGAGAGGAGTCTGATAGATCAAATCATGAGAACGTGAGCACAGAAGAGCTGAGACTGGAGGCAACACTTACTCTGCTAAAACAACAGCTG ACACGTTTACGCAGACAGGATGTGGGATTGAAGACTCATCTCCAGCAGCTAGATCAGCAGATCAATGAGCTGAAACTGGATGTGTCTAAAGCATCCACTGAACACCTAGAGAGTGACAGCAGACCAAGCTCAG GGTTCTATGAGCTCAGTGATGGAGGTTCAGGCTCACTGTCCAACTCTTGCACCTCTGTCTACAGCGAgagtctctcctcctcatctcaaaCCAGTCTGCTTCCACTTCTCTCTAACTCATATGTGCCACATGGCCGTAATGGTTCCAGACAGACCGGCGTGTCACGCCGTTGTTCTGCTGATGAGAGCACTGGCCAGTCTGATACACCACGTTCAGGAGTGAAGCTCGGTAGCAGTTGTATCCGAACAGCAACTGCTCGAGCAGAAAAGGCGAGACAAAGACCAGTTTCCACAG GGGACCTCGACCGAATGATCGCACCTGGTTTTGGCTCCTTTAAATCCACTGATGTGAAGAGCTCCAAACCCTGTGCTAGCCCCCAAAACCCCTCAGTAGACCCCAAATACCAGAGTAACCTGGTGTCTAGCAATGGGACAGAGGTGTACTGTTACCCCAGTCCACTGCATGCTGTGGCCTTACAAAGCCCCATCTTCAGCTGCACCGGTGATCAGGGAAGTCCAGTAGCACTTGATGGAACACCTGAAGTGGGTCTTGAAGAGGAAACCCAAAACCCAAACGAAGGGTTCACAAACTCCAGATCTGCCGGATACATCAATAAGCTACTACAGAGAAGCTCTAGTAAGATAAGCCTGTTAAACAGCATAAGAAGAAATGATACTGGTAGCAGCACACAGGAGCAAAGACCCAGATCTCAGGAAATGATCTACAGACAACTGAGCGTTCCTCAGCTGCTGGGATCCCTTCAACAAATAACAATGCCCTTAGAAAATGCACTGGAGACTGGAAAAACATCTTCAGCACTAAACAGCAATCAGCAGCAGAGGACTGCACCTGGTTTGGAACCCAATTTCAAAGCAATTGAGGTCCAGACAGTGTGCCATGGCACACACCCAGCACCCATGGATctccaaaacaatgactttCCCATAAGGAATGCCACAGGCAAGGCTGGTGCCGAGTCTAACATTGGACATTCAGAAAAGGGGAGTGGACATTTTTCCAAGGAGTCATCTATGGTCCTAAAGCCAGTAGAGAGGAGATCAAGTTTTACCTTCAAAAGAGAGGACGGGAGAGCTTCTCTTGGTGATAAGGGTGGTCCACCTCCATCAGAGTTTGTCCATGCACAGTTTGTTCCTGCAGGGTCTCAGAGGGTGAAAGTGCGTCAGGCAGACAAGAAAACTAAATCTGTGAAACTGAGAAAGAAGAGCTCTGAAAAATCTTCAAAgaaacagcagcaaaaacacTTGTCTCGAGAGTTCTGCACCAAAACCCgagctgacttgaagcagtccAGCTCATGCAAAGGGAAAGTGACAAATCTGGAAGAGTCCCAGATACATTCTTGCTCAGATTGCAGTTGTAATGGACATTTCAACTCACACTGCACTCACCTTCAACAGAGCCAAACCTCCAAGTCCTCAAAATCCCGTAAAGCCCCTGAATCTGCGCACCTTCCTCTGGATCAAGCCAAAAAGAAACAGAGTTCTCGGAAATGGCCTTCCGCCTCTGAGATCCCATTGCCCCCAACTCTCCACACCCACAGATCCAAAGAAATATTGAACTCTCGAAAGGTGTCCATGGTAAGGAGTGTTAGTGCCAGACCTCGCTCAGGTCAATGGGGCTGTCCTCCACGAGCCCTTCCTCACTCACTCTCCACCTCCTCTTACTTCAGTTACTTAGAATCTAGATATCCGGCAGCGCCAATCTCTAGCCGCTACACTCCCCGTTGTGAGTCAGAGTTTTCTGAGTATTCTGCAGAATGTGCGTCGCTCTTTCACTCTACTATTGCAGCAAGCAGTGATGGAGAGATGAGTGACTACACCACAAACCGTTTTGGGGACAGCGAGTCCAGTCAGGGCTCTCAGACAGCCTCAGACTCGGACAGCAGTCTCTCGCTGGATGAGGAGGACCTGTTggaggaagaagaggaagatGAAGGTGGATTAGTCTGGGCTCAGGCTGCGATGGGGACCACGGCAGCAGGCTTTTCTCTTCAGCAACACCATCGCTCAGAACCAGCGGCCTGCCGCATCAAAGCTTCCAGAGCACTGAAGAAGAAGATCCGCCGCTTTCAGCCAGCGTCACTCAAGGTTATGACTTTGGTGTAG